One part of the Tunicatimonas pelagia genome encodes these proteins:
- a CDS encoding glycoside hydrolase family 15 protein yields the protein MSKHTYEYGVIGNCAFLAHIGKDTNVAWLCWPRFDSSFVFGGILDKEKGGEFSIQPKSTSFDTHQYYQENTNVLCTEITTDEGKYRVTDFAPRFLQYDRNFKPLMLIRKLEPLSGTPLVKVTCNPVGEYGDLKLVNNQASNHIKFLGLEREIRLTTDISLTHIIENNYFVLNDTKYLVLTYGAPLEAPVRSTSEAFLQSTTNYWRNWVKSTSIKNFGQREVLRSALVLKIHQYEDTGGIIAAATTSLPESPGSGRNWDYRYCWLRDTYYTLNAFNNIGHFEELERYFHYIANISATQGDRYQPLYAIGGRNQLVERIIDLEGYKGNKPVRVGNQAYEHIQNDVYGQVLLSLLPLYVDFRFNQDERAGSDKLAADVLNRIEMFIQEPDAGLWEFRDFKQLHCYTYLFHWAGSSAAVKIADFMKDDRLKKKAVHLRDLAANKIEACYDPVRKVYTQAIGTSNLDASTLQLIMMNYLDSNSDLAKNHLINLEKELRSEGGLFYRYKHTDDFGTPETTFLICAFWYVEALACVGRLDEAIETFESIMKFSNHVGLFSEDVDAETGSQWGNFPQAYSHVGLVNAAFRIATRLDNPTFL from the coding sequence ATGAGCAAACATACTTACGAGTACGGAGTGATTGGAAATTGTGCTTTTCTGGCGCACATTGGTAAAGATACGAATGTAGCTTGGCTGTGCTGGCCCCGCTTCGACAGCAGCTTCGTTTTCGGGGGTATTTTGGATAAAGAAAAGGGGGGAGAGTTTAGTATTCAACCTAAATCTACTTCTTTCGATACTCATCAGTACTACCAAGAGAATACCAATGTACTATGCACTGAAATTACTACTGACGAAGGAAAGTATCGGGTCACTGATTTTGCCCCTCGCTTCTTGCAGTACGACCGGAATTTCAAACCACTCATGCTGATTCGCAAGCTAGAGCCATTGTCGGGTACACCCTTAGTGAAAGTTACCTGCAACCCAGTAGGCGAATACGGTGATCTGAAGCTGGTAAATAATCAGGCTAGCAATCATATCAAATTTTTAGGGTTAGAGCGGGAGATTCGTCTGACTACTGATATTTCGCTCACTCATATTATCGAGAACAATTATTTTGTACTGAACGATACTAAGTATTTGGTGCTAACGTACGGAGCCCCGTTAGAAGCTCCGGTACGAAGTACTTCTGAAGCGTTTCTACAGAGCACAACCAATTATTGGCGCAACTGGGTAAAGAGCACCAGCATTAAAAACTTTGGTCAGCGCGAAGTGCTGCGTTCCGCCTTGGTACTAAAAATTCATCAGTACGAAGATACCGGAGGAATTATTGCCGCAGCTACTACCAGCTTACCCGAGTCGCCGGGCAGTGGCCGTAACTGGGATTACCGTTACTGCTGGCTGAGGGATACCTACTATACTTTGAATGCGTTTAATAATATTGGGCACTTTGAAGAGTTAGAGCGGTACTTCCATTACATCGCTAATATTTCGGCTACGCAAGGAGACCGTTATCAGCCGCTGTATGCTATTGGGGGGCGTAACCAGCTCGTAGAGCGAATTATTGACTTAGAGGGCTACAAAGGTAACAAACCAGTACGCGTTGGTAACCAAGCTTACGAACATATTCAGAACGATGTGTACGGCCAGGTACTGCTTTCGCTGCTGCCGCTCTACGTTGATTTTCGCTTCAATCAGGACGAACGGGCTGGCTCTGATAAGCTGGCTGCCGATGTGCTCAACCGAATTGAAATGTTTATTCAGGAGCCAGATGCCGGTCTGTGGGAATTCCGAGATTTTAAGCAACTGCACTGCTATACCTATCTTTTCCACTGGGCAGGAAGTTCAGCAGCGGTGAAGATTGCCGATTTTATGAAGGATGATCGTCTCAAGAAAAAGGCAGTGCACTTACGCGATTTGGCGGCTAATAAGATTGAAGCTTGCTACGATCCGGTTCGGAAAGTGTACACACAGGCTATTGGTACCAGCAATCTGGATGCGAGTACCTTGCAGCTTATCATGATGAATTATCTGGATAGCAACTCTGACCTAGCGAAAAATCATTTAATTAACCTGGAGAAAGAACTTCGTTCCGAAGGGGGCTTATTCTATCGCTATAAACACACCGACGATTTTGGTACTCCAGAAACGACTTTTTTGATTTGCGCTTTCTGGTACGTAGAAGCCCTGGCCTGTGTAGGTAGGCTAGATGAAGCCATTGAGACCTTTGAGAGTATTATGAAGTTCAGCAACCACGTAGGACTATTTAGTGAAGATGTAGATGCTGAAACGGGGAGCCAGTGGGGGAACTTCCCACAGGCCTACAGCCACGTGGGTTTGGTCAACGCCGCATTTCGCATTGCTACCCGTCTGGATAATCCAACGTTTTTGTAA
- a CDS encoding FKBP-type peptidyl-prolyl cis-trans isomerase codes for MKLVHIYSIVFFTITLLFSGCMEDTESDFERQIREDDSALENYLAEHEIKAERLNSGIYIEPLRENPGGTAVENESIVAVRYRLRTLAGKAIDSLDSAASSLRFFHAQKYPNALYPRGINIGVGHMRTGEQYRLYLPSYQAFESYSFGQYLPRNAILVADIEVEEIITKKAIEEEEEQIITNYVEEHNLTDVQKLPSGVFFQLLEEGSGEQPTTGALAKVNFKGYYLDDAVFSESEKDNPYAFYVGKTKVIPGFEDGVEAMNKGAKARIFIPSHLGFAEGVQVIPPAIRKNFLEELNARNWRPYEPVIFELELVDF; via the coding sequence ATGAAGCTAGTACACATCTACAGCATTGTTTTTTTTACCATCACTCTTCTGTTTTCCGGATGTATGGAGGACACCGAATCTGATTTTGAGCGACAGATACGAGAAGACGACTCAGCCCTGGAAAATTATCTTGCAGAACATGAAATTAAAGCCGAACGATTAAATAGCGGCATCTACATTGAGCCTTTACGCGAAAACCCTGGTGGCACAGCCGTAGAAAATGAGTCGATTGTAGCTGTTCGCTACCGATTACGAACATTAGCTGGAAAAGCGATTGATAGTCTCGATAGTGCTGCTTCCTCGCTACGGTTTTTCCACGCCCAAAAATACCCGAATGCCTTGTATCCCCGAGGCATTAATATTGGGGTAGGCCACATGCGAACGGGAGAGCAGTATCGGCTTTACCTTCCTTCCTACCAAGCGTTTGAGTCTTATTCATTTGGGCAGTATCTTCCTCGAAATGCCATTTTAGTAGCCGATATAGAGGTTGAAGAGATCATAACCAAGAAGGCCATTGAGGAAGAAGAAGAGCAAATTATTACTAACTATGTAGAAGAACATAATCTTACCGATGTACAGAAGTTACCTTCGGGTGTTTTCTTTCAGTTGCTGGAAGAAGGTAGTGGTGAACAACCAACCACCGGAGCGCTGGCTAAAGTTAACTTTAAAGGCTACTACCTCGACGATGCGGTATTTAGCGAATCGGAAAAAGACAATCCGTATGCGTTTTACGTAGGAAAAACAAAGGTTATTCCGGGTTTTGAAGATGGAGTTGAGGCTATGAACAAAGGAGCGAAAGCCCGAATTTTTATTCCGTCACATCTGGGATTTGCTGAGGGCGTTCAAGTAATACCTCCGGCCATCCGAAAGAATTTTTTGGAAGAACTCAATGCACGCAATTGGCGACCCTATGAGCCCGTAATCTTTGAACTAGAACTGGTTGACTTTTAG
- a CDS encoding STAS domain-containing protein translates to MVKVSTDFEGDSCLITINGEVDASSSIYLDEALEKAIGSNVVRILVDCQHLNYISSAGLGVFMSYIQELETKEKKMVLYHMSDKVYKVFEILGLHQLLTIVETKEQAKAKADEL, encoded by the coding sequence ATGGTGAAGGTAAGTACTGATTTTGAGGGCGATAGCTGCCTTATCACAATTAACGGAGAGGTAGATGCCAGTTCATCTATCTACTTAGATGAGGCTTTAGAAAAAGCGATAGGCTCAAATGTTGTCAGAATTCTGGTAGACTGTCAACATCTCAATTACATTTCTTCGGCTGGATTAGGAGTTTTTATGTCTTACATCCAAGAGTTAGAAACTAAAGAGAAGAAAATGGTTTTGTACCATATGAGTGATAAAGTGTATAAAGTCTTTGAGATACTAGGACTTCACCAACTGCTCACGATTGTTGAAACCAAAGAACAAGCAAAGGCTAAAGCTGATGAATTATAG
- a CDS encoding substrate-binding domain-containing protein gives MDQFNVGSVPEHFMLPWHLAIENGDFQAHGLSVNWQDYPGGTGAMMADLHDGQLDIAIALTEGVIADIVKQRASKLVQVFISSPLTWGIHVAANSAYQSVEELASATFAISRMGSGSHLMAVVMAKHRGWPLDKMQLKVVGGMEGARQALPGGEADAFMWEKYMTQPIVEQGDFRRVGEFDTPWPCFVVVVRNEVLQSSLAQVEVLLKIAQQSAKSFTSRDDATTLVAQRYGLTYEDAESWFGRTKWQTNFRVSRAMLEQVMNALMNCQIIDQKVEPHQLCSSLTVLEQ, from the coding sequence ATGGATCAATTTAACGTCGGTAGTGTCCCCGAGCATTTTATGTTACCCTGGCATCTGGCCATTGAAAACGGTGACTTTCAAGCCCACGGGTTATCGGTCAATTGGCAAGATTACCCGGGCGGTACCGGAGCTATGATGGCTGATCTTCACGATGGTCAGCTCGACATTGCTATTGCGCTTACCGAAGGCGTAATAGCCGATATTGTTAAACAGCGAGCAAGTAAATTAGTCCAGGTATTTATTAGTAGCCCCCTTACCTGGGGTATTCATGTAGCGGCAAATTCTGCTTATCAGTCGGTAGAAGAGTTAGCAAGCGCAACATTTGCTATTAGTCGCATGGGTTCAGGTTCGCACCTCATGGCCGTAGTAATGGCGAAGCATCGAGGCTGGCCGCTTGACAAGATGCAACTGAAAGTGGTAGGGGGAATGGAGGGCGCCCGCCAAGCCTTACCCGGCGGAGAGGCTGATGCTTTTATGTGGGAGAAATACATGACCCAACCCATTGTAGAGCAAGGCGATTTTCGTCGGGTAGGCGAATTTGATACGCCCTGGCCTTGCTTTGTCGTAGTTGTTCGTAATGAAGTACTGCAAAGTTCATTGGCTCAGGTTGAAGTGCTGCTAAAAATAGCGCAACAATCAGCCAAGAGCTTTACCAGCCGGGATGATGCCACTACGCTAGTAGCCCAGCGATATGGCCTTACTTATGAAGATGCTGAAAGTTGGTTTGGAAGAACAAAATGGCAAACGAACTTTCGTGTTTCTCGTGCTATGCTCGAACAGGTGATGAATGCGCTGATGAACTGCCAAATTATTGACCAAAAAGTTGAGCCACACCAACTGTGTAGCTCGCTTACTGTGTTAGAGCAGTGA
- a CDS encoding PP2C family protein-serine/threonine phosphatase — MVKLHFHKNIIRLSLFLGIVGWVGLVTVSLLTQFARNHNVPSGFRSEFAHIFLILFLLSVAVYYRFITGRAERVNFIDLLWRVFATGLFATIISLAIFLFNQLLGEGTLVSKIPLQSFFFYIRFGLFSAFIISTFMVWKQLILYQKSRRLIFLWQVFEYSLLASTIFIFFPTQGNWSVFLFVLLPLLLLGLVLSVNLKWIAYLDFRQKWKSISIMLAIAIFIIYHVQELNGHRDALDELVNLEIFVFNPFVIATTGFVLIYSIFSLLVIIFNLPTSSVFEQKLEEIINFQRLSQSSQSEYNTAQIYDILLESAAKAVIADAGWIEVHHNGEDHLLIKNSTREKVEVLKKRLQANTDQPEIINPLPRPRLQRQDFEQRQRKHRILKLPEYHSVLWIPLVVKNAIVGNLVLMKGVSDGFNKEMISIITTFASQASISIENVQLMNETLANERYQEELKIANRVHRSLLPNKPITNEAFDISAFSESADQVGGDYYDQYQIDDHKFIIIIGDVSGKGTSAAFNMSQMKGVFHSLAQLDLPPDKFLAYANNALGRCMEKTSFITASFFVVDTQKRVLSFARAGHTPTLYYSNKTQQACYLETRGLGLGIIRNEKFDQYIEVSRRHYEPGDIIVLYTDGITEATNEDNEEFGYDRLKDVILKNIGESSQVLQKKLIEELYAFCNHRPLNDDYTALIMKFT; from the coding sequence ATGGTCAAGTTGCACTTTCATAAGAATATAATCCGATTATCACTTTTTCTGGGCATTGTCGGCTGGGTGGGGCTGGTCACTGTAAGTCTTTTAACGCAGTTTGCCCGCAACCACAATGTACCCTCGGGCTTCAGATCGGAGTTTGCTCATATCTTCTTAATCTTATTTTTGCTATCGGTAGCTGTGTATTATCGGTTTATTACCGGACGTGCCGAGCGGGTAAACTTTATTGACTTGCTGTGGCGGGTATTTGCCACAGGTTTGTTTGCTACTATCATCTCTCTGGCCATTTTCTTATTTAATCAGCTACTGGGCGAAGGCACATTGGTTAGTAAGATTCCGCTACAAAGCTTTTTCTTCTACATCCGCTTCGGACTGTTCTCGGCGTTTATTATCTCCACGTTTATGGTATGGAAACAGCTGATTCTGTACCAAAAATCTAGGCGTCTCATCTTTTTGTGGCAGGTTTTCGAGTATTCTCTTCTGGCTAGCACTATTTTTATTTTCTTCCCAACCCAGGGTAATTGGAGTGTCTTTTTGTTCGTATTGTTGCCTTTATTGCTGCTGGGGCTAGTCCTGTCGGTAAACTTGAAGTGGATCGCCTACTTAGATTTCCGCCAAAAATGGAAGAGCATTTCAATTATGCTCGCCATTGCTATTTTTATTATTTATCATGTTCAGGAGCTTAACGGACATCGTGATGCCCTGGACGAGCTGGTAAACCTGGAGATATTTGTTTTCAACCCGTTTGTTATTGCTACCACCGGCTTTGTACTTATCTACAGCATTTTCTCACTGCTGGTCATTATTTTTAACCTTCCTACTTCTTCGGTGTTCGAGCAAAAATTAGAGGAGATTATCAACTTTCAGCGATTAAGCCAGTCTTCTCAATCAGAATACAATACGGCCCAAATTTACGATATTTTACTAGAGAGTGCCGCCAAGGCAGTAATTGCTGATGCTGGTTGGATTGAAGTTCATCACAATGGCGAGGATCATTTACTTATTAAAAATAGTACTCGAGAAAAAGTGGAGGTACTGAAGAAACGTCTACAGGCCAATACCGACCAGCCTGAAATAATTAACCCACTGCCTCGCCCCCGCTTACAACGGCAAGATTTTGAGCAACGCCAACGGAAACACCGTATCTTAAAACTACCGGAGTACCACTCGGTACTGTGGATTCCGCTGGTGGTGAAGAACGCCATTGTCGGTAATCTAGTGCTAATGAAGGGAGTAAGCGATGGTTTTAATAAGGAGATGATTAGTATCATCACTACGTTTGCCAGCCAAGCCTCTATTTCTATTGAGAATGTTCAGCTGATGAATGAAACCCTAGCCAACGAACGCTACCAAGAAGAGCTAAAGATTGCTAACCGAGTGCACCGAAGCCTACTCCCCAATAAGCCGATCACTAATGAAGCCTTTGATATCTCCGCTTTCTCCGAATCAGCCGATCAGGTAGGTGGCGACTACTACGATCAGTACCAGATTGATGACCATAAATTTATTATTATTATTGGAGATGTTTCGGGAAAAGGCACCTCAGCGGCATTCAATATGTCGCAAATGAAGGGTGTTTTTCATAGCTTGGCTCAGCTTGATTTACCCCCAGATAAGTTTTTAGCCTACGCTAATAATGCGCTGGGGCGTTGCATGGAAAAAACCTCATTTATTACCGCGTCTTTTTTTGTGGTAGATACCCAAAAGCGAGTGCTTAGCTTTGCCCGAGCGGGCCACACCCCAACCTTATATTATAGCAATAAAACGCAGCAAGCGTGCTACCTCGAGACTCGGGGGTTAGGGTTAGGGATTATTCGTAACGAAAAATTTGATCAATACATTGAGGTAAGTAGAAGGCACTATGAGCCTGGGGATATTATTGTGCTTTACACCGATGGGATAACCGAAGCAACGAACGAAGATAATGAGGAGTTTGGCTACGATCGGTTAAAAGATGTTATTCTCAAAAACATTGGCGAATCGTCGCAAGTGCTACAAAAGAAACTTATTGAAGAACTTTACGCTTTTTGTAACCATCGGCCCTTAAATGACGATTATACTGCATTGATAATGAAGTTTACTTAA
- the modA gene encoding molybdate ABC transporter substrate-binding protein → MRFLLFFLLTFDGFTSAFGQTSDLKIAVAANFLPPMNQVKALYEEKFQGTLTLIVASSGKLTAQITNGAPYDFFISADMKYPENIYEQGLAQQKPEVLAYGTLYFWSAKPNITSVEKRMQKAKTIAIAQPDLAPYGKITRQWLQQHGWWDEVKDKLVYAENISQVNQYIATEAVITAFTANSAQHIESIQQKGGSWQEVEGASPLPHGMVLLRNAEAAEFTVDQFLEFIVSPVAQKVFQDFGYQLP, encoded by the coding sequence ATGCGTTTTCTATTATTTTTTCTACTTACTTTCGATGGATTTACTTCCGCTTTTGGGCAGACTAGCGATCTAAAGATTGCGGTAGCCGCTAACTTTCTTCCTCCTATGAATCAGGTGAAGGCACTGTACGAAGAAAAATTTCAAGGCACCCTTACGCTTATCGTAGCCTCATCAGGAAAATTAACAGCCCAAATTACGAACGGTGCCCCTTACGATTTCTTCATTTCGGCTGACATGAAGTATCCTGAAAACATCTACGAACAAGGCCTGGCTCAACAAAAGCCGGAGGTGCTGGCCTACGGTACCCTATATTTTTGGTCGGCAAAGCCAAATATCACCTCTGTTGAGAAAAGAATGCAAAAAGCCAAAACAATTGCTATCGCCCAACCAGATTTAGCCCCCTACGGAAAAATAACCCGCCAGTGGCTGCAACAGCACGGCTGGTGGGATGAAGTGAAGGATAAGTTAGTATACGCCGAGAATATCAGCCAAGTAAATCAGTACATTGCTACCGAAGCGGTGATAACTGCCTTTACAGCTAATTCTGCCCAACATATTGAATCTATCCAACAAAAGGGTGGTAGTTGGCAAGAAGTTGAGGGTGCCTCTCCCCTGCCCCACGGCATGGTGTTGCTTCGTAACGCTGAAGCTGCTGAATTCACCGTCGATCAGTTCTTAGAGTTTATTGTTTCTCCGGTGGCCCAAAAGGTTTTTCAAGATTTCGGCTACCAATTGCCGTAG
- a CDS encoding DUF1573 domain-containing protein produces the protein MKFAFALLFSFVFIGSVVAQEEATTEDLAGPQITFAQDTKDFGDIIQGDKVSHSFEFENTGTEPLILSNVLTTCGCTATAWPREPIAPGESAKIEVSFNSTGKKGRQNKVVTVVSNAVNAQERVKLITNVLPNKDVQ, from the coding sequence ATGAAATTTGCTTTCGCACTACTGTTCAGTTTTGTTTTTATTGGCTCGGTAGTAGCCCAAGAAGAGGCCACTACTGAAGATCTCGCGGGTCCTCAAATTACTTTTGCTCAGGATACTAAAGATTTTGGTGATATCATTCAAGGCGATAAAGTAAGCCACTCTTTTGAGTTTGAAAACACTGGAACTGAACCACTGATCTTATCTAACGTGCTTACTACCTGTGGTTGCACGGCTACTGCGTGGCCTCGCGAACCTATTGCGCCCGGTGAAAGTGCGAAGATTGAGGTATCATTTAATAGCACCGGAAAAAAAGGGCGACAGAACAAGGTGGTTACTGTAGTATCGAATGCAGTAAATGCTCAAGAGCGGGTAAAGCTTATCACCAATGTACTTCCTAACAAAGATGTTCAGTAG
- a CDS encoding sulfate/molybdate ABC transporter ATP-binding protein, translating into MTVHLQKQLRGSTQPIYLDVSFEIQPGEIIAIMGPSGAGKTSILKMIAGLLLPDQGQITVGNRTWFNSHPRVNLRTQQRSIGYVFQDYALFPNMNVRQNLEYALPADQPPRAIDDILELIHIQNLAGQKPTDLSGGQQQRVALARALLRRPKVLLLDEPFAALDEEMRSKLQQDLMTLHHRYQTITVLVSHTPSEVARLANRAFLLQNGKVVQQGHPSTVLSNTDPATLLEGEVLTVHNGQITLVVKNSLSIIHLPEDSDRYRVGDTLYITADQYHVQRKKEV; encoded by the coding sequence ATGACCGTTCATTTACAAAAACAGCTAAGAGGCAGTACCCAACCTATTTATCTGGATGTTTCTTTTGAGATTCAGCCCGGAGAAATTATTGCCATTATGGGTCCATCGGGTGCCGGAAAAACTAGTATTCTGAAAATGATTGCCGGATTGCTCTTGCCTGACCAAGGACAAATTACGGTAGGTAACCGTACTTGGTTTAACAGCCACCCTCGTGTTAACCTGAGAACGCAACAACGCTCTATTGGCTACGTATTTCAGGATTACGCGCTGTTCCCGAATATGAATGTTCGCCAGAATCTAGAATACGCCCTACCCGCTGACCAACCACCTCGTGCCATCGACGATATTTTGGAGCTAATCCATATTCAGAATTTAGCTGGTCAAAAACCGACTGATCTTTCGGGTGGACAACAACAGCGGGTGGCCCTGGCTAGGGCATTATTACGTCGCCCTAAAGTACTCTTGCTCGACGAACCTTTTGCTGCCTTAGACGAGGAGATGCGAAGTAAGCTACAACAAGACTTAATGACATTGCACCATCGTTATCAAACAATTACCGTGTTAGTAAGCCATACCCCCTCAGAAGTTGCTCGACTGGCCAACCGGGCTTTTTTACTGCAAAATGGCAAAGTGGTACAGCAGGGGCACCCCTCTACCGTATTAAGCAATACTGACCCCGCTACGCTACTAGAGGGTGAAGTGCTCACCGTACACAACGGGCAAATTACGCTAGTGGTGAAAAATTCGCTTAGTATTATTCATCTTCCTGAAGACTCTGACCGCTACCGAGTTGGTGATACGCTCTATATTACAGCCGATCAATACCATGTTCAACGGAAAAAGGAAGTATAA
- a CDS encoding sensor histidine kinase, whose protein sequence is MIGDFFMHDTNILIVEDNAIAQLTFVQYLRDLDYHNVVVVNNGSEALDAVRTSTIDIAFLDIRIRGSMSGLETAQHIKDINPLLPFIFLTASTDQRTVRQALDCDPYSILNKPYDLATLQKTIEGAINYRECQEEASVLDTQSMLDQILNTTTVGVCITNDEGNFVKVNKAYCTIYGYSKPELIGQSITLVLPKNIHKYAQAQHQEYLAGGTEENSGEWQTIDKHGNFKDVSIQVGRLVGDNGQRFKLETVSDITKRKDDVRRLTQALDEKDSYAHEVHHRVKNNMTIVSGLLYLQAEKVKSQPFVYDLFQESMTRIKTLALIQEQLYRSDNYTFINLRNYIQSLVSNVQKLFREKAEEIHVEQEVTNKPLDVDRAIACGLIINEVITNSFKYAFPPTSTDSPKIHIQAFFKESCIHITIQDNGVGLPTEFNLIDGTTLGFQLISSLTRQLNGTISIDNQKGTQVYLKFPQ, encoded by the coding sequence TTGATTGGGGATTTTTTTATGCACGACACTAATATTTTAATCGTAGAAGATAATGCCATTGCTCAACTAACTTTCGTACAGTATCTACGAGATTTGGATTACCATAATGTTGTGGTAGTAAACAATGGCTCAGAGGCCTTGGATGCAGTTAGAACCTCGACCATAGATATAGCTTTTCTGGATATTCGCATTCGAGGTAGTATGAGTGGGTTAGAAACGGCTCAACATATCAAAGATATTAACCCGCTGCTTCCCTTCATTTTTCTAACTGCCAGCACTGACCAGCGAACAGTCCGGCAAGCCCTTGACTGTGACCCCTACAGTATTCTTAACAAGCCCTACGATTTAGCTACACTCCAGAAAACGATTGAGGGTGCCATAAACTACCGAGAGTGCCAGGAGGAAGCAAGTGTATTGGACACTCAGTCCATGCTAGACCAGATTTTGAACACAACTACGGTAGGGGTTTGTATAACCAACGATGAAGGAAATTTTGTGAAAGTGAACAAAGCCTACTGTACCATTTATGGCTACTCCAAGCCCGAGCTGATTGGACAGTCCATCACACTGGTGCTTCCTAAGAATATTCACAAATATGCCCAAGCGCAGCATCAGGAGTATCTTGCTGGTGGCACCGAAGAAAATAGCGGAGAATGGCAAACAATTGATAAACACGGAAACTTTAAAGATGTCTCTATCCAAGTGGGTAGGCTAGTTGGTGATAATGGTCAGCGGTTCAAGCTTGAGACAGTGAGTGATATTACCAAACGCAAAGATGATGTGCGGAGGCTAACTCAGGCTTTAGATGAAAAAGATTCGTACGCTCACGAGGTTCATCACCGAGTAAAAAACAACATGACCATTGTCTCGGGCTTACTGTATTTGCAAGCAGAAAAAGTAAAGAGCCAGCCGTTTGTATACGATCTGTTTCAAGAAAGCATGACTCGTATTAAAACGCTCGCCCTTATTCAAGAGCAGCTTTACCGTAGCGATAATTATACATTCATTAACTTAAGAAATTACATTCAATCGTTGGTTAGTAACGTGCAAAAACTATTTCGGGAAAAAGCTGAAGAGATTCATGTTGAGCAAGAAGTCACTAACAAACCTCTCGATGTAGACCGAGCTATTGCCTGCGGACTAATTATTAATGAAGTAATTACTAACAGCTTTAAATACGCCTTCCCTCCCACTTCAACTGATTCACCTAAAATCCATATTCAGGCTTTTTTTAAGGAGAGTTGCATACATATAACTATTCAGGATAATGGAGTAGGCTTACCGACTGAGTTTAACCTAATTGATGGGACTACGCTAGGTTTTCAGCTAATTTCAAGTCTAACTCGGCAGCTTAATGGCACTATCAGTATTGATAATCAGAAGGGCACTCAGGTATATCTAAAATTTCCGCAATAA
- the modB gene encoding molybdate ABC transporter permease subunit, with protein MDWSPFWLSLKLASITTVLLFLISLPLVYVIYFYGKNIRPVLKAFVSLPLVLPPTVLGYYLLLLLRPDGWLGQLSQRWFDLRLVFSFSGLVIASIIFSLPFMVNPVLSALESLPNTYREAAYTLGKSRWNTLINVLLPNIKASLWVGGVMTFAHTIGEFGVILMIGGSIPNETRVASIAIYNEVEMLNYANANVYAVILLLFSFIVLILVYSYQHQRTRGII; from the coding sequence ATGGATTGGTCGCCGTTTTGGTTAAGCCTTAAGCTTGCATCTATCACTACCGTATTACTTTTCTTGATTAGTCTGCCACTGGTATACGTTATTTATTTCTACGGAAAAAATATTCGCCCGGTACTCAAAGCCTTTGTTAGCCTTCCTTTAGTACTTCCTCCCACCGTTTTAGGATACTATTTGCTTCTCTTACTCCGTCCCGACGGGTGGTTAGGCCAGCTTAGCCAGCGGTGGTTTGATCTTCGCTTGGTGTTTAGCTTCAGCGGTCTAGTTATTGCCTCTATCATTTTTAGTTTGCCCTTTATGGTCAATCCGGTGCTTTCTGCCCTAGAAAGTTTACCCAATACCTACCGGGAGGCAGCCTACACCTTGGGAAAATCTCGGTGGAATACCCTTATTAATGTGTTGTTGCCCAACATCAAAGCATCCTTGTGGGTGGGTGGCGTTATGACTTTTGCTCATACCATTGGGGAGTTTGGCGTAATCCTGATGATTGGGGGAAGCATTCCTAATGAAACCCGCGTAGCTTCTATTGCTATCTACAACGAAGTGGAAATGCTGAATTACGCGAATGCGAATGTATACGCGGTAATCTTACTGCTTTTTTCTTTTATCGTACTTATTTTGGTTTATTCGTACCAGCACCAGCGTACCCGAGGCATTATTTAA
- a CDS encoding ATP-binding protein, with translation MNYSYKVSCCKDELQGVRDFVRETLRNYTISDVEMHQLVLAVDEICSNLMIHSHQCNSRHSIELKIKIGEDRGITFEIHDSGKKGFNFDQYKEPCIKQIIKDRRKGGVGLLLVRRIMDHIDHDFHPKSKRNIYRLYKELAVQPTHRA, from the coding sequence ATGAATTATAGTTACAAAGTATCGTGTTGTAAAGATGAGCTGCAGGGAGTGCGCGACTTTGTAAGGGAAACTCTACGAAATTATACAATCTCTGACGTAGAAATGCATCAACTGGTGCTAGCAGTAGATGAGATTTGCTCTAACTTGATGATCCACTCCCACCAGTGTAATTCTCGCCATAGCATAGAGCTGAAGATCAAGATTGGCGAAGATCGGGGAATCACCTTCGAGATTCATGATTCTGGCAAGAAGGGCTTTAATTTCGATCAGTACAAAGAGCCTTGCATTAAGCAAATTATCAAAGATAGGCGCAAAGGCGGAGTGGGTTTGTTGCTCGTTCGCCGAATTATGGATCATATTGACCATGATTTCCATCCGAAGTCAAAGCGCAATATTTATCGCCTCTACAAAGAGCTGGCTGTTCAACCCACTCATCGAGCTTAA